The DNA segment TACACCGTACAATTAAAATGTATTATGTGTGACCTAACTTATACATAGAAAACATACCAAAAAAATCATAAAACGTGTATAAATGAATAACTGGCATTTGTAATTAAAAAGAGCTTATTATAGCTTAAAAAGAGAAACAacaaaaggaagaaaaaaaaaacattcaacTATAagtgttttggaaaatgaaaggACCAAATTCAGGAGGTGTAAAAATCGACCTTGATTTTTGGTATAGATATTTGATAATATAATAGTAATTTTACTTGTAGTGTATTGCGACAGGGTCGAAAATATAGaataactcaaatttataccctctaatgaaaatgtattatatataaCCTCACTCGGTTTGgaacaaaatttacgtcgaaGCGTAGGCCAAcagaaaacgtacataaaataagcacggaAATGTATTATCTTTGAGTTGATTCGTTTTTATGTATAGTAGTCTAGGGGCTAAAGTTGACATTTTTTAAAGCTTTGAGTGTAGTAAATTACAAAAGAAAAGGCAATGAATGATGGTGTAACTATGTAAAAACAAAGGAGGGATCTTAAATAGAAAGTCCACCGACTTTCATATTTAAGATAAATACAATATGGACTTAAACAACTAACCCGTTTAAAAACAATGGTTGTGGTGCCTGCGGGGATAGTTTGGTGATAAAGTGGTGTATTCCTCAACTAAGTATTTGTGGGTTCAAAATCCTGCAAAATGAAGGTGTGATGAGATTTTAacctttcaaaaaaataaaaaataatggttGTGGTTGCGTTTACCTATTAActcatttaattaaacaaattcAATCCGTTAGTATATGTCTACAACCTGTTTAGCTTACTATTAACAAGTTTACAACTTAATTACTATTTTTCAATATATTCAACTGTTTGACACATTTAAATACATGTGTCAAATGGGTTGTGTTAGTATTCGAGTTGATATCTTTTACACCGAATAAATATATGGGACGTGTACGGAATGGAAAACTCTACACCCTATTTGTTGTGGAAGTGTGAGGTGCGACCATGAAAGTCTCCATGATTTAGATTAACAACGATGCCAAATATAGATTATTTGAAAAGATGATGCGAAACCATAGTATTTTCGTTTATATACATAACCAAAGTACTCCAAGTTcccaaaaatcatgtttttacaAAAGATGGATTTAATAGCTAGGCTTTGGCCCATATATTTTGCACGAAGGCAAAAGATATGAGGCAATCCTCAAAACGGCATCGTTTCATGCAATGTTAGCCCTTGACTTCCAATCATGCATCGTCTTTCATTTATCTGAAATCATGCATCGGCTTTAACCACTGCGGAGTTGCAGTCCAGCCTCGGTCAGGTCAATTCTTTGGTTCACGGGGTTCAATTATCGGCTGCAAGTGACCGGTGGTTGTGGTTAGCGGATCCAGATGGTGATTTTTCGGTTAAAGCAGTTAAACACTTGCTTTTCTCGGAAGACTCTCAGGAAAACGGTTTTAGTTTGGAGTGGTGTAGATGGATTCCTGCCAAATGCAACATCCATGTGTGGAGAATGGAGATGGACAGAATTCCTACGGCGGAAGCGTTAAAAAAAGGAACATACAGGTTGAAGATGCTTCGTGTCCGTTTTGCAACTCGAATGAAGAAACATCAGACCATATTTTCATCGCGTGTCATACCGCCTCGATCGTATAGAATATTATTAGCTCTTGGTGCAAGATCCCCAACATCTTTGCTTTTTTCTCTTAAAGATCTTCTTCTAATCCACAAAGATCTTAGAGCCTCCGATAAAAAGAAAGACGCGGTTCAGGGTATCATCTCGATTGCTTGTTGGAGTTTGTGGTGTGCTAGGTACAACGCCAAATTTTCAAACATTCCGATCAAGATAGAAAGTATTATTAGTGAGGTCAAGGCTTTGGGGTTTCTATGGTTTGTTAATAGATCAAAATATAAAGAGATAGAATGGGGGGATTGGTGTTCCTTTGTAAATATGTAAGTTAGTTTGTTGTTTTGTGTCGGCCCGGCTTAGGTCGTCGGTTTCGTTAATGAagtttacttaaaaaaaaaatatacttcaACAATATCTTAAGTCAAATACGTCAAAAGTCAAGGGGAGGCTATGTTAATTAGAATGGGACCATGGTTCATTATTGACTTGGACCCTGTACCAAACCCTATCCAATGAAGTTATCAACTTGACGTGACATACCATCAATTAGGTCAAAATGAGCATGCCATTCAGGTTAGGCTACgtggtatggtgatggtccttccttggaggatgatccgtcacgtaggcgccacgtaaaTCGGGTGTGAGGATGGGGCAAAGATGATGGAGTTAAGGAAATGAGGGATAGGCctaatatatgtatgtataggtgtgtgagagAGGGGGAGGGGCGTCTTTGCCGTCGAGACCCCGGCGTTGGCGACAATGGAGGAATGGCGACGGAGGGCTGGTGATGGAGAGGGGGACGACGATGGAGAGAGGACGATGCTGGACGGTCCCATACCGAGGGGGACGACGACCATACCGTCCAGTCTTATATTTTTGAAAAACTGTTGATATTTATGTTCTAGTGTATTATTCAAAACCTAAACTATATATAAATTTGATTGGACACATAACGTTTTCAGGTGGCTTCCTACACTTTTTAAAAGTATAATACCTTTTTAGCATAACACTTAAGTGAGAGAAAATAAAGAACAAAATAAATCATTCGGTTTTTTAATCTTAGAAACTATAGATGCGCAAGTCAAAATATATGAACACATTTTGTTTATTTATACAAACTACAGAAGCACAAGTCACGTGGAAGTTATATTAACTACACATAACCAACACATCTGTAGGTAAACTTTAGCGTTAATAAAACACATAGGGAAATTAGTTTAATGGTTTTTATGTGCATAACATACACATTTGTAAACCATTGctaaataaaaaaatctaaacgATTAAGTTTATTCTTTTCGTTCTCACAATATGTAGGGGCATGTTGATTTCAAAACCAATAAAATATGTTAAGAGCTATTGACACATGTGCACAGAAAATAATTAAAGTAGCGGATGGGAGAAAGTGTGTCGTTTAATAACCGCCTTATGTATCACATTCAAAACACTGCGTAAAAGTGTATTATACGATTCTCGCAgtgcaaaaaaataaaaataaacccaCATATATGAGGCTGTCCTGCTGCTTAGCACCACGGCCTTAGCAATTACTATATAAAACAATCAGTTGATATAAACAAAGTTGGTGTAGACAAAATTATGGTGGATGTGGTCGTGGCGGCGGGGACTTTATCTGGTAATAGTATTGAGACGAGCTTGTGGCGGCTGTGAGTGGAAAATATTGGCTGTTAAGAGGTGCCATTGAGATGGTATCTCTTGATTGGTGGCTGCCAGAAGTTGCCGCCGGAGCTGAGAATCCTGATGATGCTGCTGGGATGTGGTTGTGGTGACCGTGCAGTTTCCAGCCCCAGTAGGGTGGTCCTTATGACGACCCTGCAGTGGCCGTGCTATTTGTTGCACTTCCCTACAAAAATCACTCGGGTTCATTCATAAGTAAACGTGTCATAATGAGTCAACGTGAGTAAGAAATTATACACATAAACTTAATAATAAGGTTACCTCATAGTTGGGAACAAAGGTAGGGTATACATGACTCCATGATGGGGGGCCTTTAAGAGCTGAAACAGGGTTCTCCAATTGCtataataacaaaacataaagAGTATAAAATTTACCAAAATACCCACAAACGACACGATGAAACTACCAGTCTATTGATCTAACTTTCGTCCATTACCTGTGATCTCGAGGTGTCATGCCTGAAATTCAAATGGGCTTGCTCTAAATTTTCGTTTCTACTTGAACTCGCTACAAGCGAAGGGGTTGAAATTGCCAAACTTAAATTCAAATTGTGTTCCTTTCCTGCATAATTCCATAGAGAAAGTTTGTGAAGATTCGCCCCTTAACAACAATATACGCATGAAATAAACACATACAATGATCATGGTAGATGAACATTACCATCATAAGTACTGGTCTCGAAGTTGGTCACTGCTTCTCTTCCGTTACACTCGATGGCAGCCTTGTCATACGCCCATCTGCCACATTTATGCAATGTCACCCCGCGGTATTTTGAGTTCCCTCTAGTGCTTTGTCGTCTTAGTATGTGCACAAATTCTTCCTTTGAGAAGTTCATCAACTGCTTCAATCAAAACATCAAATCCAGTAGATCGTTAACAATCTATTATGCAATCCTAATAATGTCTTTTAACAAAATTTAAACCTGCTTCATATCCTCCTCGTAATCACTGAGATTAAAGTTGATATCAGCATCAACGCCACGGAATTTAATGGCAGCTTGATCATAGGCTCTGAATATCGCAATTAAATATTCAATTTCTACTAAACACCAAAGTGTAAATGCATAGTAAAGATTATATGATTAGTTTATCATACCTAGCTGCAGCATGAGCAGCGTCAAATCCCCCTAAATAAATACACAATCCAATTAGACTATAATTAATCATAATTTACCAAAACCAGAAGAAAAGATCTATGAATTTAATGTTCTTACCTAAATAAACTTGCTTCCCAGAATCCCTGCATCACATCAAGATTATGATCAGTTATCATACCTAGCAtgccagtggcggaactagcccattAAATTAGGGGTATCCCAAGAAAttttttaccgtgcaatcatacaatataaATAAACGAcaataaaaaataaagtaaaacaaatacctaactAATTGAGCCACAATTTCAATCATATTATTAATAATTTGGGCAATTGAGCCACTGTTTCAATCGGGCTCCCTTATTCTACAAGTTTGGGTTGGTTAGGGGTATCCTTGTATTATTTTAGGGGTGTCCTTggtataaaaacaaaataaaaaataaaaaaatacactaAGAATACGCAcatgagccgtagcccgtgctacggctgcTAAAGCATTGGGTCCGCCGCATGCATAGTAAGTGTTTTTATGGAACTTGTTGTGCTTCTAGGCAGTTCGTTACCCCTCTAAAAAAACACTTGAGTTCATTCCTAAACAACCCACTCTCGCAAACGCAAACGCAAATGCAAATGCAAATACAAAAAGTTGCAATAAAAACGAACAAAATAACTAACCAGATATGAGACTCCCATCGACCAGTCCTGCGATAAAACGTAACTCCTCTATACTGCGAGCTTCTCGACCTGGGTCCCCTCCTACTCTTGTTCCCCTTCCCCACCACATTAACCTTCTGCTGTTGTACTTGCACCAATCTTATCTCCTGCAACTCATTACTCTTCCGCGATTCCTGCAACTCGGACACACTCATTATCTCACTCCTATTATCCTCACAACTAGTATCTCCAACTTTCAATATGTCAAAATTGTAGCACCAGATGCTCTCATCCGCATTCACTACAGATGAATTCCAGCTTCCGGATTCTTCCAAATCTCCAAACGCCAGATTAAGATCTAACATCTCAACAGTTATTCTTCTTACGATCGATTAGATTGAAATTTAAGTAACAAACATATATCGTATTCAACTTCAACTTTAGGTTAAACTGCAGAAAACAGAGAGATATGTGTTACGCCGGAGATGAATCGGAAATTGAATTTCAAGTAACAAACATAAATCGTATCCAATTTTAGTTTGAACTTATGATTTGAAAGTTCTCAGGTGTACATATACAGAAGAGGTGAGAAAAGTGATGATTTGAGAATTTTTCATGTGTAGATCGCCGGAGATGAATCGGACGGCCGGTGACCGGAGAATATATCAGATTGATTGAGGTGAGGTTAAGAGAAGTGGGAGAAAAATGAAGGAGAGAGAAGCATAGCGTGTGATTCGATTAAGAAGTGAACATTTGTTTTGTGGGGTTACCGGAAAAGGAAAATAATAGTATTATACAATAATTGAAATGGCGGAAAAAATGAAATACGAGATTCAAGATTAACTAATTTTCCTTTTTTACCCTCATCCCGAAAGTAAAACACTCTTTATCGCTATCGGATTATAGACCTATATTGTTGATTGGGGTCGTGTACA comes from the Helianthus annuus cultivar XRQ/B chromosome 4, HanXRQr2.0-SUNRISE, whole genome shotgun sequence genome and includes:
- the LOC110889313 gene encoding ethylene-responsive transcription factor RAP2-7; this translates as MLDLNLAFGDLEESGSWNSSVVNADESIWCYNFDILKVGDTSCEDNRSEIMSVSELQESRKSNELQEIRLVQVQQQKVNVVGKGNKSRRGPRSRSSQYRGVTFYRRTGRWESHIWDSGKQVYLGGFDAAHAAARAYDQAAIKFRGVDADINFNLSDYEEDMKQLMNFSKEEFVHILRRQSTRGNSKYRGVTLHKCGRWAYDKAAIECNGREAVTNFETSTYDGKEHNLNLSLAISTPSLVASSSRNENLEQAHLNFRHDTSRSQQLENPVSALKGPPSWSHVYPTFVPNYEGSATNSTATAGSS